One part of the Mycobacterium marinum genome encodes these proteins:
- a CDS encoding carbonic anhydrase, with the protein MNSAEHIGLKLGRRRLLALGAGTLGLGALASNAPGNATTDPPPEGYEALLLMCIDPRFVHPTNEYMVQRGLLNRYSQFALAGAAAGAVSQHWESWHNTFWDNLAASIELHSIDGVIAVNHRDCGAVQIAYGEDSISTPEIETATHERILGTFRQEALRRHPGIDVETWLMALDGTVQKIGP; encoded by the coding sequence GTGAACAGCGCTGAACACATTGGCTTGAAATTGGGGCGCCGGCGATTGCTAGCGCTTGGCGCCGGGACTCTCGGGCTGGGTGCGCTGGCTTCCAACGCGCCGGGCAACGCGACAACCGACCCGCCGCCGGAGGGCTACGAAGCGTTGCTGCTGATGTGTATCGACCCCCGCTTCGTGCACCCCACCAACGAGTACATGGTGCAGCGCGGTCTGCTCAACCGGTACAGCCAGTTTGCGTTGGCCGGGGCTGCCGCCGGAGCCGTTTCCCAGCACTGGGAGTCGTGGCACAACACCTTCTGGGATAACCTCGCGGCCTCGATCGAGCTGCACTCGATTGACGGAGTGATTGCGGTCAATCACCGCGATTGCGGCGCCGTGCAGATCGCTTACGGCGAGGATTCGATCTCCACGCCGGAAATCGAGACCGCCACCCACGAACGAATCCTCGGCACTTTTCGGCAGGAAGCGCTCAGGCGCCATCCGGGTATCGATGTGGAGACCTGGTTGATGGCACTTGATGGCACGGTCCAGAAGATCGGCCCGTAG
- a CDS encoding alpha-(1->3)-arabinofuranosyltransferase domain-containing protein, whose protein sequence is MLLVAAVSLALTFAQSPGRVSPDTKLDLTANPLRFLARATSLWNSELPFGQSQNQAYGYMFPHGTFFLVGHLLQIPGWITQRLWWALLLTIGFWGLLRVAEALGIGSPTSRIIAAAAFALSPRVLTTLGSISSETLPMMLAPWVLLPTILALRATSERPLRTLAAQAGLAVALMGAVNAIATLAGCLPAMIWLACHRPNRRWWRYTAWFMLALLLATLWWLVALTQLRGVSPPFLDFIESSGVTTQWSSLVEMLRGTDSWTPFVAPNATAGAPLVTGSVAILGTCLVAAAGLAGLASREMPARGRLVTMLLVGVVLLAVGYSGGLGSPLAHQVQAFLDAEGTPLRNVHKLGPVIRLPLVLGLAELLGRIPLPGSAPKPVWLGAFAHPERDKRVAAGIVALTALLVSTSLAWTGRLTPPGTFTAIPAYWHQAADWLSEHNTGAPAPGRVLVVPGAPFATQVWGTSHDEVLQVLGASPWGVRDSIPLTPPQTIRALDSVQRLIASGRPSVGLADSLARQGISYLVLRNDLDPESSRSTRPILAHRAITGSPRLQKVAEFGEPVGPGSLAGFVNDSGLRPRYSAIEIFRVIDQVGGAGNPGAPYFADTASLPRVDGGPEVLLRLDERRRLLGQTALGPVLLTQDARAAQLPVPVVTVTDTPVARETDYGRVDQHSSAVRAPGDARHTYNRVPDYPVPGAEVVYGGWTGGRITVSSSSSDSTAMPDVAPGASAAAAVDGDPATAWVSNALQAAVGQWLQVDFDHPVTNAVITLTPSPTAVGAQVRRILVETVNGSTTLRFDDAGKPLTAALPYGETPWVRITAAGTDDGSPGVQFGITDLTITQYDASGFAHSVQLRHTVLVPGPPPGAEIARWDLGSELLGRPGCAPAPDTMRCAASMALAPEEPVNLSRTLTVPHPMTVTPTVWVRPRQGPKLADLIAQPDTTRARGDSDGLEVLGSAYAATDGDRATSWTAPQRVVQRKTPPTLTLTLPRPTEVTGLRVAPSRSALPAHPTMVAVNLGDGPQIRSLSPDGGPQTVSLHPRVTGTVTVSLLDWEDVIDRNALGFDQLKPPGLAELVVLGAGGRPIAPADAAHNRAREVRIGCDHGPVIAVAGRFVHMSVRTTVGALLDDEPIQAQPCEPEPIALPPGQQELLISPGTQFVVDGAQLTPPAAGELPGAAAVPAKTGAWSATRREVRAPASQTPRVLVIPESINPGWVARTGAGAQLTPVAVNGWQQGWVVPAGDPGTITLSFAANSLYRAGLAIGLSLLPVLVLLVLWRARRRGPDDPPARPWTTGWAAAVAALAAGALIAGPLGAVLVGAALGVCYALRRRERLRDRLTIATSAGGLILAGAALSRHPWRSVDGYSGHSAIVQLLALISIAALVAATVAPGLTRGET, encoded by the coding sequence CTGCTGCTGGTGGCAGCCGTCTCGTTGGCGCTGACATTCGCCCAATCCCCCGGGCGCGTCTCCCCCGACACCAAGCTCGATCTCACCGCCAATCCGCTGCGGTTCCTGGCCCGCGCAACCAGCCTGTGGAACAGCGAACTCCCGTTCGGCCAATCCCAGAACCAGGCCTACGGCTACATGTTTCCGCACGGCACGTTCTTCCTGGTCGGACACCTGCTGCAGATACCCGGGTGGATTACCCAACGGCTGTGGTGGGCGCTGCTGCTGACAATCGGTTTCTGGGGGTTGCTGCGGGTTGCCGAGGCGCTGGGCATCGGTAGCCCGACCTCGCGCATCATCGCGGCCGCGGCATTCGCGCTGTCGCCCCGGGTGCTGACCACCCTGGGCTCGATCTCGTCGGAAACCCTGCCGATGATGCTGGCGCCTTGGGTGCTGCTGCCCACGATCTTGGCCCTGCGGGCGACATCGGAGCGACCACTACGAACGCTGGCCGCCCAGGCCGGGTTGGCGGTCGCGTTGATGGGCGCGGTGAATGCCATCGCGACGTTGGCGGGTTGTCTACCCGCGATGATCTGGCTGGCCTGCCATCGGCCCAATCGGCGGTGGTGGCGCTACACCGCATGGTTCATGTTGGCGCTGCTCCTGGCGACGCTGTGGTGGCTGGTCGCATTGACCCAACTGCGTGGTGTCAGCCCGCCGTTCTTGGACTTCATCGAATCCTCCGGTGTGACGACCCAGTGGTCTTCGCTGGTCGAGATGCTGCGCGGCACCGACAGCTGGACTCCGTTCGTGGCGCCCAACGCCACCGCCGGCGCACCGCTGGTGACCGGGTCCGTCGCGATACTGGGTACCTGCCTGGTGGCGGCCGCGGGACTGGCCGGTCTGGCGAGCCGGGAGATGCCGGCCCGGGGCCGGCTGGTGACGATGCTGCTGGTGGGGGTGGTCCTGCTGGCCGTCGGTTATAGCGGTGGCCTGGGTTCGCCACTCGCCCATCAAGTCCAGGCGTTTCTCGACGCCGAGGGCACACCGCTGCGCAACGTGCACAAGTTGGGGCCGGTGATTCGGCTGCCACTGGTGCTGGGCCTCGCGGAGCTGCTGGGGCGCATTCCGCTGCCCGGCAGCGCACCGAAGCCGGTGTGGCTGGGCGCATTCGCCCACCCCGAACGGGACAAACGGGTCGCGGCGGGAATCGTCGCGCTGACGGCGCTGCTGGTCAGCACCTCGCTGGCATGGACGGGCCGGCTCACCCCGCCCGGCACGTTCACCGCGATACCTGCGTACTGGCACCAGGCCGCCGACTGGCTCAGCGAGCACAACACCGGCGCTCCGGCGCCGGGGCGGGTGCTGGTGGTCCCGGGCGCGCCGTTCGCCACCCAGGTCTGGGGCACCAGCCATGACGAAGTGCTGCAGGTTTTGGGCGCGAGTCCATGGGGTGTGCGCGACTCCATTCCGCTGACCCCGCCGCAAACCATCCGCGCCCTGGATTCGGTGCAGCGCCTGATCGCGTCCGGACGCCCCTCGGTGGGGCTGGCCGATAGCCTTGCCCGCCAGGGAATCTCATATCTGGTGCTACGCAACGACCTGGATCCCGAATCGTCCCGGTCGACCCGTCCGATCCTGGCGCATCGCGCCATCACGGGATCACCGCGACTGCAGAAGGTGGCCGAGTTCGGGGAACCGGTGGGGCCGGGTTCGCTGGCGGGTTTCGTCAACGACAGCGGACTGCGGCCCCGGTATTCCGCCATCGAGATATTCCGGGTGATCGACCAGGTGGGTGGCGCCGGCAATCCGGGCGCACCGTATTTCGCCGACACCGCGTCGCTGCCGCGCGTTGATGGCGGCCCCGAGGTGCTGCTGCGCCTCGACGAACGCCGACGGCTCTTGGGACAGACGGCGCTGGGCCCGGTGCTGCTGACCCAGGATGCTCGGGCCGCGCAGCTGCCGGTCCCCGTCGTCACGGTCACCGACACTCCGGTCGCACGGGAAACCGACTATGGCCGGGTCGATCAGCACTCCTCGGCGGTCCGGGCCCCGGGCGACGCCCGGCATACCTACAACCGGGTACCCGACTATCCGGTACCCGGCGCCGAGGTGGTTTACGGGGGGTGGACCGGCGGCCGCATCACCGTTTCGAGTTCGTCGTCGGACTCCACCGCCATGCCCGACGTCGCCCCGGGGGCCTCGGCGGCGGCCGCGGTCGACGGCGACCCGGCGACCGCGTGGGTGTCAAACGCGCTTCAAGCCGCGGTCGGGCAGTGGCTGCAGGTGGACTTCGACCATCCGGTGACCAACGCCGTCATCACATTGACGCCCAGCCCGACCGCCGTCGGCGCCCAGGTGCGCCGCATCCTGGTCGAGACCGTCAACGGCAGCACCACCCTGCGGTTCGACGACGCGGGAAAGCCCCTGACCGCGGCGCTGCCCTACGGGGAGACTCCGTGGGTGCGGATCACCGCGGCCGGTACCGATGACGGATCCCCCGGGGTGCAGTTCGGCATCACCGACCTGACGATCACCCAATACGACGCATCCGGATTCGCACACTCGGTCCAGTTGCGCCATACCGTTTTGGTGCCGGGGCCCCCACCGGGCGCGGAAATCGCGCGCTGGGACCTGGGATCGGAACTGTTGGGCCGGCCGGGTTGCGCCCCGGCACCGGACACGATGCGCTGTGCGGCGTCGATGGCTCTGGCGCCGGAAGAGCCGGTCAATCTGAGCCGCACGCTGACGGTGCCGCACCCGATGACGGTGACCCCGACGGTCTGGGTGCGACCACGTCAGGGCCCAAAGCTGGCCGATCTGATCGCCCAACCGGACACCACCCGCGCCCGCGGCGATTCCGACGGTCTGGAAGTCCTCGGCTCGGCGTATGCGGCCACCGATGGCGATCGGGCAACCTCGTGGACGGCGCCGCAGCGGGTGGTACAGCGCAAAACGCCGCCGACGCTGACGCTCACCCTGCCGCGGCCCACCGAGGTGACCGGGCTGCGGGTGGCTCCCAGCCGGTCGGCACTGCCCGCCCATCCGACGATGGTGGCCGTCAACTTGGGCGACGGTCCGCAGATCCGGAGCCTGAGCCCCGACGGCGGGCCGCAGACCGTCTCGTTGCATCCGCGCGTCACCGGCACCGTCACCGTCAGCCTGCTCGACTGGGAAGACGTCATCGACCGCAACGCTCTGGGCTTCGACCAGCTCAAGCCCCCCGGGCTGGCCGAGCTGGTAGTGCTGGGTGCGGGCGGTCGCCCAATCGCGCCTGCCGATGCCGCACACAACCGCGCGCGCGAGGTCAGGATCGGCTGTGACCATGGCCCGGTCATCGCGGTGGCCGGCCGTTTCGTGCACATGTCGGTGCGAACCACGGTCGGCGCACTGTTGGACGACGAACCGATTCAGGCGCAGCCATGCGAGCCGGAGCCGATTGCGCTGCCGCCCGGCCAGCAAGAGCTGTTGATCAGCCCCGGCACCCAGTTCGTCGTCGACGGCGCCCAGCTGACGCCGCCGGCGGCTGGCGAATTACCCGGCGCCGCGGCGGTACCCGCGAAGACCGGCGCCTGGAGTGCGACTCGTCGCGAGGTGCGGGCCCCCGCGTCACAAACCCCCCGGGTGCTGGTCATCCCGGAAAGCATCAATCCGGGCTGGGTGGCCCGCACCGGCGCCGGAGCCCAGCTGACACCCGTCGCGGTCAACGGATGGCAGCAGGGTTGGGTAGTACCCGCCGGAGACCCGGGCACCATCACACTGAGCTTTGCCGCCAACTCGCTGTACCGCGCCGGCCTGGCGATCGGGTTGTCCTTGCTGCCCGTATTGGTTCTGCTCGTCCTGTGGCGGGCGCGCCGACGCGGTCCGGACGACCCACCGGCGCGGCCATGGACAACCGGGTGGGCGGCCGCGGTCGCGGCCCTGGCGGCCGGTGCGCTGATTGCCGGGCCCCTCGGAGCGGTGTTGGTGGGAGCCGCCCTCGGTGTCTGCTACGCCTTGCGCCGACGGGAGCGCCTGCGTGACCGACTCACCATCGCAACCAGTGCGGGTGGGCTGATCTTGGCCGGCGCGGCGCTATCCCGTCACCCCTGGCGCTCGGTGGACGGCTATTCCGGCCATTCCGCGATCGTGCAACTGCTGGCACTGATTTCGATCGCCGCATTGGTGGCGGCCACGGTGGCGCCAGGCCTTACGCGTGGGGAAACGTGA
- a CDS encoding DUF2613 domain-containing protein, which produces MNRIVAPAAASVVVGLLLGAAAIFGITVMVQQDTKPPLPGGDPSSSVLNRVEYGNRS; this is translated from the coding sequence ATGAACCGGATCGTCGCGCCTGCCGCCGCGAGCGTGGTGGTTGGTCTGTTGCTGGGCGCGGCCGCAATCTTCGGGATCACCGTGATGGTGCAGCAGGACACGAAACCGCCACTTCCCGGGGGCGATCCGTCGTCGTCAGTGCTCAACCGGGTCGAGTACGGCAACCGTAGCTAG
- a CDS encoding DUF2613 domain-containing protein — translation MPGFTLAAAASIAAGLSIGAAATVGLTLVVHSGSTVSTGVPSDPAAPTLVEYGDRCLHDYCPPPCGATTPCLNSQQRPADRSRQP, via the coding sequence ATGCCCGGGTTCACCCTGGCCGCGGCGGCCAGCATCGCGGCCGGCCTGTCGATCGGTGCCGCGGCCACCGTTGGCCTAACCCTCGTGGTGCACAGCGGCAGCACGGTCTCCACCGGTGTGCCGTCGGATCCCGCAGCGCCCACCCTCGTGGAGTACGGGGACCGTTGCCTGCATGACTACTGCCCACCCCCATGCGGTGCGACGACACCGTGTTTGAACAGTCAACAACGCCCGGCCGATCGCTCCCGGCAGCCATGA
- a CDS encoding glycoside hydrolase family 3 N-terminal domain-containing protein, with protein MAFPRTLAVLAAASALVAACSHGGTRTGSSSTTTSAGASPSATSSTPMAAAAPRICADPAAVPAAMPNVRDKLAQLLMVGVRDGDDARAVVTNYRVGGILIGSDTDLSILTNGVLKDIVAGSGPLPVAVSVDEEGGRVSRLKSLLGGRGPSARELARTDTVDQVYGVALQRGRKMKELGITVDLAPVVDVTDAPDDTVIGDRSFGSNPETVTEYAGAYARGLRDAGLLPVLKHFPGHGRASGDSHTGGVVTPPLSDLQDSDLVPYRTLVTQTPVAVMLGHLQVPGLTGDEPASLSKNAVDLLRNGTGYGGPPFDGPIFSDDLSSMAAISDRYGVTEAVLRSLQAGTDIALWVSTEEVPAVLDRLEQALAAGELQMSEVDASLVRVARMKNVSASCGH; from the coding sequence ATGGCTTTTCCGCGCACACTGGCGGTACTTGCCGCCGCGTCAGCGCTGGTGGCGGCCTGCAGCCACGGCGGAACACGCACCGGATCCTCCTCGACCACGACCTCGGCGGGCGCTAGCCCGTCAGCCACCAGCTCGACCCCGATGGCCGCTGCGGCCCCCCGGATTTGTGCTGACCCCGCGGCCGTGCCGGCGGCGATGCCCAACGTTCGAGACAAACTGGCCCAGTTGCTCATGGTCGGCGTCCGCGATGGCGATGACGCCAGGGCCGTGGTCACCAACTACCGCGTGGGCGGGATCCTCATCGGTAGCGACACCGATTTGTCGATCTTGACCAACGGTGTGCTGAAGGACATCGTTGCCGGTTCCGGCCCGCTGCCGGTGGCGGTGAGCGTCGACGAAGAAGGCGGCCGGGTGTCCCGGCTGAAGTCATTGCTCGGAGGCCGGGGGCCCTCGGCGCGGGAGCTGGCCCGCACCGACACCGTTGACCAGGTCTACGGCGTGGCGCTGCAGCGGGGCCGCAAGATGAAGGAGCTGGGCATCACCGTTGACCTGGCGCCGGTGGTTGATGTCACCGATGCCCCGGACGACACCGTGATCGGGGACCGGTCGTTTGGTTCTAACCCGGAGACGGTCACCGAATATGCCGGTGCCTACGCGCGCGGCTTGCGCGACGCCGGGCTGTTGCCGGTGCTCAAACACTTCCCCGGGCACGGACGTGCCTCGGGTGATTCGCACACCGGCGGGGTCGTTACGCCGCCGCTGAGTGACTTGCAGGACAGCGATCTGGTGCCCTATCGGACGCTGGTGACCCAAACCCCGGTGGCGGTGATGCTCGGCCACCTCCAGGTCCCGGGTCTGACCGGCGACGAGCCGGCCAGTCTCAGCAAGAACGCGGTGGACCTGCTACGTAACGGCACCGGTTATGGCGGACCGCCGTTCGATGGCCCGATCTTCAGTGACGACCTATCCAGCATGGCCGCGATCTCCGACCGCTACGGCGTGACCGAGGCGGTGCTGCGCAGCTTGCAGGCCGGTACCGACATCGCATTGTGGGTAAGTACTGAAGAGGTGCCCGCCGTGCTGGATCGGTTGGAACAGGCGCTGGCCGCCGGTGAGCTGCAGATGTCGGAGGTCGACGCATCATTGGTCCGGGTGGCGCGGATGAAGAACGTCAGCGCCAGCTGTGGGCACTAG
- a CDS encoding TetR/AcrR family transcriptional regulator codes for MAGGTKRLPRAIREQQMLDAAVQMFSANGYHETSMDTIAAAAQISKPMLYLYYGSKEDLFGACLNREMSRFIDAVRADIDLSQSPKDLLRNAIVSFLRYIDQNQASWIVMYTQAVSSQAFAQTVREGREQIVELVAGMLRAGTRSPRSDAEIDMMAAALVGAGEAVANRLSAGDTDVDEAAEMMIDLFWRGLKGAPSDREIGSNFAAG; via the coding sequence ATGGCAGGTGGCACCAAGCGGCTACCGCGCGCCATCCGTGAGCAGCAGATGCTTGATGCGGCCGTGCAGATGTTCTCGGCTAACGGGTACCACGAGACCTCGATGGACACGATTGCCGCCGCGGCGCAGATCTCCAAGCCGATGCTCTACCTGTACTACGGCTCGAAGGAAGATTTGTTCGGCGCCTGTCTGAACCGTGAGATGAGCCGGTTCATCGATGCGGTGCGCGCCGACATCGACTTGAGTCAGAGCCCCAAGGACCTGTTGCGCAACGCCATCGTGTCCTTCCTGCGCTATATCGACCAAAACCAGGCGTCGTGGATCGTGATGTATACCCAGGCGGTCAGCTCACAGGCCTTCGCTCAGACGGTGCGGGAGGGGCGCGAGCAGATCGTCGAACTGGTGGCCGGGATGCTGCGCGCCGGCACCCGGAGCCCGCGCTCCGACGCCGAAATCGACATGATGGCGGCCGCCCTGGTGGGCGCGGGCGAGGCCGTGGCCAACCGGCTCAGCGCTGGTGACACCGATGTCGACGAGGCGGCCGAGATGATGATCGATCTCTTCTGGCGCGGCCTCAAGGGCGCGCCGTCGGATCGGGAGATCGGCTCGAACTTCGCCGCGGGCTAG
- a CDS encoding chloride channel protein gives MPASSSGRFASVLRRASRPDVDFFCAVVIVGLLAGVAGLSTTVVLRFVEHLTYHYAFGSLLEGITGSSPVRRALGPMVGGALAGLGWWLLRRRTDVPPLAGTIADHARIPRRTWSIDALLQVVLVGSGASLGREGAPRQFAAALSDFATTWLRRLSPGDREILLACAAGAGLGAVYAVPLAGALFALRIMLNTWNIRALGAALITSSLAVAIGSLVTHDRPELDWPSAESTYLLSAHALALAPVAFVVGVAFNRIMAAARPARLVRSWTLIPGLAAAGLAIGVCSHWWPELPGNGKSILTVSLASGMTLSAAAVILVLKPLLTALFLRVGGAGGMLTPSLATGAAAGSLLVLAIDAVAGTHLHGPVISLAAAAGVLAVTQGSPIWAAIFVWELARPPIWMLVVFLVTAVGAHGLKTLVLGRRLPLRDHRAG, from the coding sequence TTGCCCGCCTCCTCCTCGGGTCGCTTCGCGTCCGTCCTCAGGCGAGCATCCCGGCCCGATGTCGACTTCTTCTGTGCGGTAGTCATTGTCGGGCTGCTGGCCGGGGTCGCCGGATTGTCCACCACCGTGGTGCTGCGCTTCGTCGAACACCTCACCTACCACTACGCTTTCGGCTCCCTGCTGGAAGGCATCACTGGCAGCAGCCCCGTTCGCCGGGCGCTGGGGCCGATGGTTGGCGGAGCGTTGGCGGGCCTGGGCTGGTGGTTACTGCGCCGCAGAACCGATGTGCCGCCGCTGGCGGGAACCATCGCCGATCACGCCCGGATACCGCGGCGGACCTGGAGCATCGATGCGCTGCTGCAAGTTGTGTTGGTCGGCTCGGGTGCTTCGCTGGGCCGAGAGGGCGCCCCACGTCAATTCGCGGCGGCGTTAAGCGATTTCGCGACTACGTGGTTGAGGCGGCTGTCACCCGGAGATCGAGAGATTCTGCTGGCCTGTGCGGCCGGGGCCGGGCTGGGGGCGGTCTATGCCGTCCCGTTGGCAGGGGCGCTTTTCGCGCTGCGGATCATGTTGAACACCTGGAATATCCGGGCCCTCGGTGCGGCGTTGATCACGTCCAGCCTGGCCGTCGCGATCGGTTCGCTCGTCACCCACGATCGGCCCGAACTCGATTGGCCCAGTGCGGAATCAACGTATCTACTGAGTGCACATGCGTTGGCGTTGGCCCCGGTGGCCTTCGTGGTGGGTGTGGCCTTCAATCGCATCATGGCCGCGGCGCGGCCGGCCAGGCTGGTGCGGTCCTGGACGTTGATCCCCGGCCTCGCCGCCGCCGGGCTGGCGATCGGCGTCTGTTCGCATTGGTGGCCGGAGCTACCCGGCAACGGCAAGAGCATCCTCACGGTCAGCCTTGCCAGCGGGATGACGCTGTCGGCCGCGGCCGTGATCTTGGTGCTCAAACCGCTGCTCACCGCGCTGTTCTTGCGGGTCGGGGGAGCGGGCGGCATGCTCACGCCGTCGTTGGCCACCGGCGCCGCCGCCGGATCATTGCTGGTCCTGGCAATCGACGCAGTCGCCGGAACCCACCTGCATGGGCCGGTGATCTCGCTGGCCGCTGCCGCCGGAGTGCTCGCGGTCACTCAGGGCTCACCCATCTGGGCGGCGATCTTCGTCTGGGAGCTGGCCCGGCCACCGATTTGGATGCTGGTGGTCTTTCTGGTCACCGCGGTGGGCGCCCACGGGCTCAAGACGCTCGTGCTGGGGCGTCGACTGCCCCTGCGCGACCACCGGGCGGGCTGA